One window of the Clostridium sp. MB40-C1 genome contains the following:
- the ptsG gene encoding glucose-specific PTS transporter subunit IIBC, translating to MFKKSFGILQQVGKALMLPVALLPAAGLLLAFGTLFQGEQFLGAVPAANVVWFQQLASVMAQAGGIIFSNLSLIFAVGVAVGLCDGDGVAGIAAIVGFLIMNVTMGIFAHITPEVLATKNPAYASVLGIPTLQTGVFGGIIIGILAAQIYKKYYNIELPPYLGFFAGKRFVPIATSVFALILGIIMVFVWPPIQGGLNLFSQNMVYANKTVSAFVFGVIERSLIPFGLHHIFYNPFWFQFGEYVNKAGNIVNGDNLIWFEQLKDGVPFTAGTFMTGKFPFMMFGLPAAALAMYHEARPEKKTLAAGILASAALTSFLTGITEPLEFSFLFVAPVLFGIHCLFAGLSFMLMHILNIKIGMTFSGGVIDFIMFGIVPNRTPWYLVIVVGLGFSVLYYFGFRFAIRRWNLMTPGREADVASTTNVKLKGSELAEGVLKALGGKENIAKLDACITRLRVSVNDIKNVDKEGLKELGASGVMEIGNNIQAIFGPKSDQLKNQIKDVIAGRVPTAKIEEEVKEVVVKIAKNDEFVAPIEGKILELAEVPDAVFSQKLMGDGFAMYPENGEVVSPVDGTITTLFPTKHAIGITADNGLELLIHFGIDTVNLKGEGFEALINQDDKVKAGQSILKVNLDEVKDKVPSIITPIIFTNLAEDKKLSVEFGKKVNRGEKGFLTIK from the coding sequence ATGTTTAAAAAGTCATTTGGTATTTTACAACAAGTAGGTAAAGCTTTAATGCTTCCAGTAGCTTTACTTCCTGCTGCTGGATTATTGCTTGCTTTTGGTACGTTATTTCAAGGAGAACAATTTTTAGGTGCTGTTCCAGCAGCAAATGTTGTTTGGTTTCAACAATTGGCTAGTGTTATGGCACAAGCAGGAGGTATTATATTTAGTAATCTTTCTTTGATATTTGCAGTAGGTGTTGCAGTTGGTTTATGTGATGGAGATGGGGTTGCAGGAATAGCAGCTATTGTTGGATTTTTAATTATGAATGTTACTATGGGTATATTTGCTCATATTACTCCAGAAGTCTTAGCTACAAAAAATCCGGCATATGCTAGTGTTTTAGGCATACCTACTCTTCAAACAGGTGTTTTTGGTGGTATTATAATTGGTATATTGGCAGCACAAATATATAAAAAATACTATAACATAGAATTGCCACCTTATTTAGGATTTTTTGCGGGAAAAAGATTTGTTCCAATAGCTACATCGGTTTTTGCACTTATATTAGGAATTATAATGGTATTTGTTTGGCCACCAATTCAAGGAGGGTTAAATTTATTTTCTCAAAACATGGTTTATGCAAATAAAACTGTATCAGCATTTGTGTTTGGAGTAATTGAACGTTCTTTAATCCCATTTGGATTGCATCATATTTTTTATAATCCATTTTGGTTCCAATTTGGTGAATATGTAAATAAAGCAGGTAATATAGTTAATGGTGATAACTTAATCTGGTTTGAACAGTTAAAGGATGGAGTTCCATTTACTGCAGGTACATTTATGACCGGTAAATTTCCATTCATGATGTTTGGACTTCCAGCAGCAGCTCTTGCAATGTACCATGAAGCAAGACCAGAAAAGAAAACACTTGCAGCTGGTATATTAGCATCTGCAGCATTAACTTCTTTCTTAACGGGAATTACAGAACCACTTGAGTTCTCATTTTTATTTGTAGCACCAGTTTTATTTGGAATACATTGTTTGTTTGCTGGGTTATCATTTATGCTAATGCATATATTAAATATTAAAATAGGTATGACATTTTCAGGTGGTGTAATTGACTTTATTATGTTTGGTATAGTTCCAAACCGTACTCCATGGTATTTAGTAATTGTAGTTGGATTAGGATTCTCTGTATTATATTATTTTGGATTCCGTTTTGCAATAAGAAGATGGAATCTCATGACTCCAGGACGTGAAGCAGATGTGGCATCTACAACAAATGTAAAATTAAAAGGATCTGAACTTGCAGAAGGAGTATTAAAAGCTTTAGGTGGAAAAGAAAATATAGCTAAGTTAGATGCTTGTATAACTAGACTTCGTGTAAGTGTAAATGATATTAAAAATGTAGATAAAGAGGGATTAAAAGAATTAGGTGCTTCTGGTGTTATGGAAATAGGAAATAACATACAAGCTATTTTTGGACCAAAGTCAGATCAATTAAAGAACCAAATAAAAGATGTAATAGCAGGAAGAGTACCAACAGCGAAAATAGAAGAAGAAGTCAAAGAAGTTGTTGTTAAGATAGCAAAAAATGATGAGTTTGTAGCTCCAATAGAAGGTAAGATTTTAGAATTAGCAGAAGTTCCTGATGCAGTATTTTCACAAAAATTAATGGGCGACGGATTTGCTATGTATCCAGAAAATGGAGAAGTAGTTTCACCTGTAGATGGAACAATAACTACATTATTTCCAACAAAACATGCTATTGGAATAACTGCAGATAATGGTCTTGAATTATTAATTCACTTTGGTATTGATACTGTAAATCTTAAGGGAGAAGGATTTGAAGCTCTTATAAATCAAGATGATAAAGTTAAAGCTGGTCAATCGATACTTAAGGTCAATTTAGATGAAGTGAAAGATAAGGTTCCATCAATTATTACTCCAATTATATTTACAAATTTAGCCGAGGATAAAAAACTTTCAGTTGAATTTGGTAAGAAAGTAAATCGTGGAGAAAAAGGATTTTTAACTATAAAATAA
- the pabB gene encoding aminodeoxychorismate synthase component I: protein MNPLMKEITTELDSFSIYSIFKNEKESIFLDSGMDRETLGKYSFIGLNPFITFKSKNSVCFLNGKQYKGDAFEELKEIMKKYKFMNHTKLPFVAGGMGYFSYDVGRKIESLPNYAKEDIDIPDCYFNFYDNVIIIDHVNDKVYISALGILQNKDKSIEIIEKKILKGERVSISEVNNYDKIEFKSNFTKDEYIDCVEKVRDYIEKGDIYITNLTQRFNCKIEKEPYEIYKVLRGINPAPFAAYMKLEDFSIVCSSPERFLQIKNGIVETRPIKGTRPRGKNEEEDLINKNELLNSEKDKSELLMIVDLERNDLSKVCKPNSVKVTELFKLEEYSTVYHLVSTIIGELKDDSTSIDCVKACFPGGSITGAPKIRSMEIIDELEKVRRNIYTGSIGYIGFDNSLDLNIVIRTIFIKDNEAYIGVGGGITWESDSLAEYEETLDKAKALFRAIENID, encoded by the coding sequence ATAAATCCTTTAATGAAAGAAATTACTACAGAACTTGATTCTTTTAGTATATATTCAATATTTAAAAATGAAAAAGAAAGTATATTTTTAGACAGTGGAATGGATAGAGAAACATTAGGAAAGTATTCTTTTATAGGGTTAAATCCTTTTATAACATTTAAATCAAAAAACAGTGTATGCTTTTTGAATGGCAAACAGTATAAGGGAGATGCTTTTGAAGAATTAAAAGAGATTATGAAAAAATATAAATTTATGAATCATACTAAATTACCCTTTGTAGCAGGGGGAATGGGATATTTTTCTTATGACGTAGGAAGAAAAATAGAAAGCTTACCTAATTATGCAAAAGAGGATATAGACATACCTGATTGTTATTTTAATTTTTATGACAATGTTATTATAATAGATCATGTAAATGATAAAGTATATATATCAGCTCTAGGAATATTACAAAATAAGGATAAAAGTATTGAAATTATAGAGAAGAAAATATTAAAAGGTGAAAGAGTTAGTATATCAGAAGTTAATAATTATGATAAAATTGAGTTTAAATCTAATTTTACAAAAGATGAATACATAGATTGTGTAGAAAAGGTTAGAGATTACATAGAAAAAGGAGATATATACATAACGAATTTAACTCAAAGATTTAATTGTAAAATTGAAAAAGAACCTTATGAGATATATAAGGTTTTAAGAGGCATAAATCCAGCTCCTTTTGCAGCTTACATGAAATTAGAAGATTTTAGTATAGTATGCTCGTCTCCTGAGAGATTCCTTCAAATTAAAAATGGAATTGTAGAAACAAGGCCTATAAAAGGAACTCGTCCCAGAGGTAAAAATGAGGAAGAAGATTTAATCAACAAAAATGAGCTTTTAAATAGTGAAAAGGATAAATCAGAACTTTTGATGATTGTTGATCTTGAGAGAAATGATTTAAGTAAGGTTTGTAAACCTAATTCTGTTAAGGTTACAGAACTATTTAAATTAGAAGAATATAGTACAGTATATCATTTAGTATCTACAATAATAGGAGAACTTAAAGATGATTCCACTTCAATAGATTGTGTTAAAGCTTGTTTCCCTGGTGGCTCTATAACAGGGGCACCTAAGATACGCTCTATGGAAATAATAGATGAATTAGAGAAAGTTAGAAGAAATATTTATACTGGCTCTATAGGATATATAGGATTTGATAATAGTTTAGATTTAAATATTGTTATAAGAACAATATTTATAAAAGATAATGAAGCCTACATAGGAGTAGGTGGGGGCATAACTTGGGAATCAGATTCTTTAGCAGAATATGAGGAAACATTGGACAAAGCTAAAGCATTGTTTAGAGCAATAGAGAATATTGATTAG
- a CDS encoding aminodeoxychorismate/anthranilate synthase component II — MILMIDNYDSFVYNLVRYLEELGEKVCVYRNDKITIKDIEKISPEGIIISPGPKDPKDTGSSVEIIKKYKGKIPILGICLGHQAIGYAFGGNIVKGNKPMHGKISEVFHNGKGVFENIKNPLKVTRYHSLIVDKDSLPKCFSITCETKDGVIMGIMHKEYDIEGVQFHPEAELTEEGHKILKNFIKRCRK, encoded by the coding sequence ATGATTTTAATGATAGATAATTATGATTCATTTGTATATAATCTAGTTCGGTATCTTGAAGAACTAGGAGAAAAAGTTTGTGTATACAGAAATGATAAAATTACCATTAAAGATATAGAGAAGATAAGTCCAGAAGGTATAATAATATCCCCAGGACCAAAAGATCCTAAAGATACAGGGAGTTCAGTAGAAATAATAAAAAAATATAAAGGGAAAATCCCTATTTTAGGGATATGTCTTGGACATCAAGCTATAGGGTATGCTTTTGGTGGTAATATAGTAAAGGGCAATAAACCTATGCATGGGAAAATATCAGAAGTATTTCATAATGGAAAAGGTGTATTTGAAAATATAAAAAATCCTTTGAAGGTTACAAGATATCATTCTTTGATTGTTGATAAAGATAGTTTGCCTAAGTGTTTTTCTATAACTTGTGAGACAAAGGATGGAGTTATTATGGGAATTATGCACAAGGAGTATGATATAGAAGGAGTTCAATTTCATCCAGAAGCAGAGCTTACAGAAGAAGGACATAAAATTCTAAAAAACTTTATTAAGAGGTGTAGAAAATGA
- the folE gene encoding GTP cyclohydrolase I FolE, with amino-acid sequence MDEIKIKEAVKMIIEAIGEDPKREGLIETPDRIAKMYSEIFSGIDEDAASHLSKQFSVENDDVILEKDIYFYSMCEHHFLPFYGKAHIAYIPNGKVAGLSKLARTVEVYAKRPQLQERMTAQIADAIMENLDAKGAMVVVEAEHMCMTMRGVKKPGAKTSTIVTRGRFKEESNLRNEVLSLI; translated from the coding sequence ATAGATGAAATAAAAATAAAAGAAGCTGTAAAAATGATAATAGAAGCCATAGGAGAAGATCCTAAAAGAGAAGGGCTTATTGAAACTCCTGATAGAATAGCAAAGATGTATTCTGAAATTTTTTCAGGAATAGATGAGGATGCAGCATCTCATCTTTCAAAACAATTTTCAGTAGAAAATGATGATGTTATTTTAGAAAAGGATATTTATTTTTATTCTATGTGTGAACATCATTTTCTTCCTTTTTACGGAAAAGCTCATATAGCTTACATTCCAAATGGAAAGGTAGCAGGTTTAAGTAAGTTAGCAAGAACTGTTGAAGTGTATGCTAAAAGACCTCAGCTTCAGGAAAGAATGACTGCACAAATAGCAGATGCTATTATGGAAAATTTAGATGCTAAAGGAGCAATGGTCGTGGTTGAAGCAGAGCATATGTGTATGACTATGAGGGGGGTAAAAAAACCTGGAGCTAAAACATCTACTATAGTGACTAGAGGAAGATTTAAAGAAGAAAGTAATCTTAGAAATGAAGTTTTAAGCTTAATCTAG
- a CDS encoding aminotransferase class IV, producing MIIVNGEVLNENSIELDSGFLLGKALFETILLKDKPIFFKEHLERINEGLLKIGLKTQISEEYFINNINNVGWKNCAVKLTVSEKNIVFTKREIGYKEKDYVNGFKIKLSHIYRNPKSHFTYLKSVNYIDNLIEREKAISEGYNEAIFINYEKYLSEGSISNLFWIKDKKICTPSLECGLLDGIVRKWVVSNFEVCEGKFQLNDLLNCDGAFLTNSLMGVMRVETVNEKLLKKSDIINDIRLTYEDYIGKL from the coding sequence TTGATAATAGTTAATGGTGAAGTTTTAAATGAAAATAGTATAGAATTAGATAGTGGATTTTTATTGGGAAAGGCATTATTTGAAACTATTCTACTTAAAGATAAACCTATTTTTTTTAAGGAGCATTTAGAAAGAATAAATGAAGGACTTTTAAAAATTGGTTTAAAGACACAAATTTCTGAAGAATATTTTATAAACAATATTAATAATGTTGGATGGAAAAATTGTGCAGTGAAATTAACAGTAAGCGAAAAAAATATTGTTTTTACTAAAAGGGAGATAGGTTATAAAGAAAAGGATTATGTTAATGGATTTAAAATTAAGTTAAGCCATATTTATAGAAATCCTAAGTCTCATTTTACATATTTAAAATCTGTAAATTATATAGATAATTTAATTGAAAGAGAGAAGGCTATAAGTGAAGGTTATAACGAGGCTATATTTATAAATTATGAAAAATATCTAAGTGAAGGAAGTATTTCTAATCTATTTTGGATTAAGGATAAAAAAATATGTACTCCTTCTTTAGAATGTGGGCTTCTTGATGGAATAGTTAGAAAATGGGTTGTTTCTAATTTTGAAGTATGTGAGGGTAAGTTTCAGTTAAATGATTTATTAAATTGTGATGGAGCTTTCTTAACAAATAGTTTAATGGGTGTTATGAGGGTGGAAACAGTAAATGAAAAACTTTTAAAAAAAAGTGATATAATAAATGATATTAGATTAACATATGAAGATTACATTGGTAAATTATGA
- a CDS encoding 5-formyltetrahydrofolate cyclo-ligase, which yields MKNKKEIRDYIKIKRNELKTEEKNKFDKCIFNKLIESQEYINATNIFIYVSFQGEVDTYEIIKHAFKNHKRVYVPKVISKKFGMKAVEIKDLKDLKVGVCGIYEPDSFDNAVGENIIELVIVPGVAFDLSGGRVGYGGGFYDRFLKKLNPNATKIALAYDFQLMNEIVIEEHDIKVDRIITN from the coding sequence ATGAAGAATAAGAAGGAGATAAGAGATTATATAAAAATAAAGCGAAATGAATTAAAAACAGAAGAAAAAAATAAATTTGATAAATGTATATTCAATAAACTTATAGAAAGCCAAGAATATATTAATGCTACAAATATTTTTATATATGTAAGTTTTCAAGGTGAAGTGGATACTTATGAAATCATTAAGCATGCGTTTAAAAATCATAAACGTGTATATGTACCTAAAGTTATTTCAAAAAAATTTGGGATGAAAGCTGTTGAGATAAAAGATTTAAAGGACTTAAAAGTGGGTGTCTGTGGTATTTATGAGCCTGATAGCTTTGATAATGCTGTAGGTGAAAATATTATAGAATTAGTAATAGTACCAGGAGTAGCTTTTGATTTATCAGGTGGAAGAGTTGGATATGGGGGCGGATTTTATGATAGATTTCTTAAAAAATTAAATCCAAATGCCACTAAAATTGCTTTGGCTTATGATTTTCAACTTATGAATGAGATTGTAATAGAAGAGCATGACATAAAGGTAGATAGAATAATAACCAATTAA
- the folP gene encoding dihydropteroate synthase — protein sequence MIIGNKQFNFGERTYIMGILNVTPDSFSDGGRYNNIEAAVIHAKKMIQEGADIIDIGGESTRPGHIFVPEDEEVKRVVPIIKALSNEINVPISIDTYKAQVAREAVKAGASLINDIWGFKKDKEIAKVAAEYKVACCLMHNREDKNYNNIIEDMLEDLKESIDIALKAGVEKDKIIIDPGIGFAKTYEDNLKVMKNLEKFNVLGYPVLLGTSRKSMIGFALDLPTDERLEGTIATTVIGITKGCDFVRVHDVKENKRASIMTDKIIRSL from the coding sequence GTGATAATAGGAAATAAACAGTTTAATTTTGGAGAAAGAACTTACATAATGGGTATATTAAATGTTACTCCTGACTCTTTTTCTGATGGTGGAAGATATAATAATATTGAAGCTGCTGTAATTCATGCTAAAAAGATGATACAAGAAGGAGCAGATATAATAGATATTGGAGGAGAGTCTACAAGACCAGGACATATTTTTGTACCAGAAGATGAAGAAGTAAAGAGAGTAGTTCCAATAATTAAGGCTTTATCAAATGAAATAAATGTCCCTATTTCTATAGATACTTATAAAGCACAAGTAGCTAGGGAAGCTGTAAAAGCTGGGGCAAGTCTCATAAATGATATTTGGGGATTTAAAAAAGACAAAGAAATAGCAAAGGTAGCTGCTGAATATAAAGTAGCTTGTTGCCTTATGCATAATAGAGAGGACAAAAATTACAACAATATAATTGAAGATATGTTAGAAGATTTAAAGGAAAGCATAGATATAGCTTTAAAGGCAGGAGTGGAAAAAGATAAGATAATTATAGATCCAGGTATAGGGTTTGCAAAAACTTATGAGGATAATTTAAAAGTTATGAAAAATCTTGAAAAGTTTAATGTTTTGGGATATCCGGTTTTATTAGGAACATCTAGAAAATCAATGATAGGATTTGCTTTGGATTTGCCAACAGATGAAAGATTAGAGGGAACTATTGCAACTACAGTTATAGGAATAACTAAAGGTTGTGATTTTGTAAGAGTACATGATGTTAAAGAAAATAAAAGAGCTTCCATCATGACGGATAAAATTATAAGAAGTCTTTAG
- a CDS encoding HD domain-containing protein, with translation MNLERVNRILYHDKYKEYLNKILKYEEKREFCKHDMQHFLDAARITYILNLENNLGIDKEVIYALGLLHDIGRWREYEEGIPHNVASCDLSDEILIDSGFTEKEREQIKSAILNHRNSNENKDELENKSLLEIFYRADKLSRSCFNCKNREKCNWTNEKKNLNIYY, from the coding sequence ATGAACTTAGAAAGAGTAAATAGAATTTTATATCATGATAAATATAAAGAATATTTAAATAAAATACTTAAATATGAGGAGAAAAGAGAGTTTTGTAAGCATGATATGCAACATTTTCTAGATGCAGCCAGAATTACTTATATCTTAAATCTAGAAAATAATTTAGGTATAGATAAAGAAGTAATTTATGCATTAGGGTTACTCCACGATATTGGAAGATGGAGAGAATACGAAGAGGGGATACCTCATAATGTTGCAAGCTGTGATTTAAGTGATGAAATTTTAATAGATAGCGGTTTTACAGAAAAGGAAAGAGAGCAAATAAAAAGTGCAATATTAAATCATAGAAATAGTAATGAAAATAAAGATGAATTAGAAAATAAATCTCTTCTAGAAATTTTTTATAGAGCAGATAAACTTTCTAGAAGTTGTTTTAATTGTAAAAATAGAGAAAAGTGTAATTGGACAAATGAAAAGAAAAATTTAAATATATATTACTAA
- a CDS encoding PHP domain-containing protein: MYKKADLHNHTTASDGKSTPSELVTLAKKIGLDIIAITDHDNTCGLEEGIKKGSEIGIEVIPGIELTTRHNSESIHLLGYFKENNYNSPNFQNYLIELQEHRIKRAETIVHNLKKFFNIIVNYEKILSSNNGIIARPHIAKAIIEAGYPYDWNYIFNNIIGNESPAYVPNKNISIEEGLNILKSVNAFVSLAHPTLINKSKIEDIMKYDFDGIEGIYPLNKPYEEKKFRELCIKYNKLITGGSDYHGLDKSDEKHGYIGDSVLKGKDLQKFLDDIDSYC; this comes from the coding sequence ATGTATAAAAAAGCTGATCTGCATAATCATACTACCGCATCTGATGGCAAATCAACACCAAGTGAATTAGTAACATTAGCTAAAAAAATAGGATTAGATATTATAGCCATAACGGATCATGATAATACTTGTGGTTTAGAGGAAGGAATAAAAAAAGGATCGGAAATAGGAATAGAAGTCATTCCAGGTATCGAACTTACTACAAGGCATAATAGTGAAAGTATTCACTTATTAGGCTACTTTAAAGAAAATAATTATAATTCTCCTAATTTTCAAAACTATCTTATTGAACTTCAAGAACATAGGATAAAAAGAGCAGAGACAATAGTACATAATTTGAAAAAATTTTTTAATATAATAGTTAATTATGAAAAAATACTAAGTAGTAATAATGGAATTATAGCAAGACCGCATATTGCCAAAGCTATAATTGAAGCTGGATACCCTTACGACTGGAACTACATTTTTAATAATATCATTGGAAATGAAAGTCCTGCATATGTTCCTAATAAAAATATAAGTATAGAAGAGGGTCTAAATATTCTAAAATCTGTAAATGCATTTGTATCATTAGCACATCCAACCCTTATAAATAAATCTAAAATAGAAGACATTATGAAATATGACTTTGATGGAATTGAAGGTATTTATCCATTAAATAAACCTTATGAAGAAAAAAAATTTAGAGAACTATGCATAAAATATAACAAACTTATAACTGGTGGTTCTGACTACCATGGATTAGATAAAAGTGATGAAAAACATGGATATATTGGCGACTCTGTACTAAAAGGTAAAGATTTACAAAAGTTTTTAGACGATATTGATTCTTACTGTTAA
- the hprK gene encoding HPr(Ser) kinase/phosphatase, with protein sequence MAISVEKLVEELELEVLVEGKKTSQLKTSDINRPGLQFAGYYSYFANERIQIVGMAEWSFLETMHLEVLKKRMKKFFKFETPCVIIARDLEPHKECIEYAKLNERWILRTKLLTTQLVTKLKNYLDAELAPETRLHGVLVDVYGIGILITGESGIGKSETALELIKRGHRLVADDAVDIKEIDGNLVGTAPYITSGMMEVRGMGIIDVPALYGLSSILKQKTINFVIYLEQWRSEQNYDRLGIDGEYLEILNIPIKKITVPIRPGRNIAVIIEAAAANYRYGLHSKISPVETIDRRMEEMFRNEE encoded by the coding sequence ATGGCAATATCAGTTGAAAAATTAGTTGAAGAATTAGAACTTGAAGTATTAGTTGAAGGTAAAAAAACTTCACAATTAAAGACAAGTGATATAAATAGACCAGGACTTCAGTTTGCTGGTTATTATAGTTATTTTGCAAATGAGAGAATTCAAATAGTAGGTATGGCAGAATGGAGTTTTCTTGAAACAATGCACCTTGAAGTTCTAAAAAAGAGAATGAAAAAATTTTTTAAATTTGAAACTCCATGTGTAATTATAGCAAGAGATTTAGAACCTCACAAAGAGTGTATAGAATATGCAAAGTTAAATGAGAGGTGGATTCTTAGAACTAAATTACTTACTACTCAACTTGTAACAAAATTAAAAAATTATCTTGATGCAGAGTTAGCACCTGAAACTAGATTACATGGTGTATTAGTAGATGTATATGGTATTGGTATTTTGATAACAGGAGAAAGTGGAATAGGCAAAAGTGAAACTGCCCTTGAACTTATAAAAAGGGGACATAGACTTGTAGCAGATGACGCTGTTGATATTAAAGAAATAGATGGAAATTTAGTAGGAACAGCACCTTATATAACTTCAGGAATGATGGAAGTTAGGGGAATGGGAATAATTGACGTTCCAGCTTTATACGGATTAAGTTCTATATTAAAACAAAAGACCATAAATTTTGTTATATATTTAGAACAGTGGAGGTCAGAACAAAATTATGACAGGCTAGGTATTGATGGGGAGTACTTAGAAATATTAAATATTCCAATTAAGAAAATAACTGTGCCTATAAGACCTGGAAGAAACATAGCAGTTATAATAGAAGCAGCAGCAGCCAATTATAGATATGGATTACATTCTAAAATATCTCCAGTAGAAACTATAGATAGAAGAATGGAAGAGATGTTTAGGAATGAAGAATAA
- a CDS encoding aminopeptidase — protein sequence MEKEKSLEKKYEYAWNKYTKEDLEKVFELNDRYIDFMSKCKTERECVNEFILMAEKEGYRNLQDIIKENGSLKCGDKVYANNMGKTLAMFVIGEKALENGMTILGAHVDSPRLDLKQNPLYEDTDLALLDTHYYGGIKKYQWVTLPLAIHGVMIKKDGTKVNVVIGEDKDDPVVGISDLLVHLSADQLQKKLAKGIEGEDLNILVGSIPLEDKEAKNRVKQNILKILNEKYDIDEEDFVSAELEVVPAGPARHYGLDRSMVMAYGHDDRVCSFTSFEAMLKIEKPSKTCVTLLVDKEEVGSIGATGMHSRFFENTVAEVISLCGDYSELKVRRALTNSKMLSSDVSAAYDPNYPSVMEKRNCAYFGKGIVFNKYTGARGKSGCNDANPEYIAEIRAIMEKHNVSWQTAELGKVDQGGGGTIAYILAEYGMEVIDCGVAVQNMHAPWEVVSKADVYETMRGYYAFLQEA from the coding sequence ATGGAAAAAGAAAAAAGTTTAGAAAAAAAATATGAATACGCATGGAACAAGTATACTAAGGAAGATTTAGAAAAGGTATTTGAGTTAAATGATAGATATATAGATTTTATGTCTAAATGCAAGACAGAAAGAGAATGTGTAAATGAATTTATATTAATGGCAGAAAAAGAAGGCTATAGAAATTTACAAGATATAATAAAGGAAAATGGTAGTTTAAAATGTGGAGATAAAGTTTATGCAAATAATATGGGGAAAACTTTAGCCATGTTTGTAATAGGAGAAAAAGCATTAGAAAATGGTATGACAATATTAGGAGCTCATGTAGATTCTCCAAGATTAGATTTAAAACAGAATCCATTGTATGAAGATACTGATTTAGCTTTATTAGATACACACTATTATGGGGGTATTAAAAAATACCAATGGGTAACATTACCTCTTGCAATACATGGTGTTATGATTAAAAAAGATGGAACTAAAGTAAATGTAGTTATAGGAGAAGATAAAGACGATCCAGTAGTAGGTATTTCAGATTTACTTGTTCACTTATCAGCGGATCAACTTCAAAAGAAGTTAGCTAAAGGAATTGAAGGAGAAGACTTAAATATACTAGTTGGAAGTATTCCATTAGAAGATAAAGAAGCTAAAAATAGAGTTAAACAAAATATATTAAAGATATTAAATGAAAAATATGATATAGATGAAGAAGACTTTGTATCAGCAGAGCTTGAAGTAGTTCCAGCAGGTCCTGCAAGACATTATGGACTTGATAGAAGCATGGTTATGGCTTATGGTCATGATGATAGAGTATGTTCATTTACGTCTTTTGAAGCAATGTTAAAAATAGAAAAACCATCAAAGACATGTGTAACTTTATTAGTTGACAAAGAAGAAGTTGGAAGTATTGGTGCTACAGGAATGCACTCTAGATTTTTTGAAAATACAGTTGCAGAAGTTATAAGTTTATGTGGAGATTATAGTGAATTGAAGGTAAGACGTGCTCTTACAAATTCTAAAATGCTTTCATCAGATGTAAGTGCTGCTTATGATCCAAATTATCCATCAGTAATGGAAAAAAGAAATTGTGCTTATTTTGGAAAAGGTATAGTATTTAATAAATACACTGGAGCAAGAGGAAAATCAGGTTGTAATGATGCTAATCCAGAATACATAGCTGAAATAAGAGCTATCATGGAAAAACACAATGTATCATGGCAAACTGCAGAACTTGGAAAAGTAGATCAAGGTGGTGGTGGCACTATTGCTTATATACTTGCTGAATATGGCATGGAAGTTATAGATTGTGGTGTTGCTGTTCAAAACATGCATGCTCCATGGGAAGTTGTATCTAAAGCAGATGTATATGAAACAATGAGAGGATATTATGCATTTTTACAAGAAGCTTAA